Proteins from a genomic interval of Harpia harpyja isolate bHarHar1 chromosome 9, bHarHar1 primary haplotype, whole genome shotgun sequence:
- the DHX38 gene encoding pre-mRNA-splicing factor ATP-dependent RNA helicase PRP16, whose amino-acid sequence MAAASEESLHRLAGTSPEAEAGGLVLRRRSAAAEQHVFKAPAPRASLLGLDVLAAQKRREREEEAAGGKRSRVSSYKDWEEGRDEAGSPEEDEEEEEAESGRRSRSARKDRHYRSVHVETPSYTGGVSEEFWERSRQRERERREHGVFASSKEEKERKKEHSRDRDHDRKRDREERDRSRHSSRSERDGSSERSSRRSEPESPRHRPKDAATPSRSSWEEDDSGYSSARRSQWESPSPMPSYRDSERSHRASSLRDTDRRDRDRSVRSRYSDKTPLPTPSYKYNEWADDRRHLGSTPRLSRGRGRRADGEEGIAFETEEERQQWEDDQRQADRDWYMMDEGYDEFHNPLAYSSEEYVKKREQHLHKQRQKRISAQRRQINEDNERWETNRMLTSGVVHRIEVDEDFEEDNSAKVHLLVHNLVPPFLDGRIVFTKQPEPVIPVKDATSDLAIIARKGSQLVRKHREQKERKRAQHKHWELAGTKLGDIMGIKKEEEKDEMVTEDGKVDYRTEQKFAEHMKEKSEASSEFAKKKSILEQRQYLPIFAVQQELLSILRDNSIVIVVGETGSGKTTQLTQYLHEDGYTDYGMIGCTQPRRVAAMSVAKRVSEEMGVRLGEEVGYAIRFEDCTSENTVIKYMTDGILLRESLREADLDNYSAIIMDEAHERSLNTDVLFGLLREVVARRSDLKLVVTSATMDADKFASFFGNVPIFHIPGRTFPVDILFSKTPQEDYVEAAVKQALQVHLSGAPGDILVFMPGQEDIEVTSEQIVEHLEELEKAPALAVLPIYSQLPSDLQAKIFQKAPDGVRKCIVATNIAETSLTVDGIMFVIDSGYCKLKVFNPRIGMDALQIYPISQANANQRAGRAGRTGPGHCFRLYTQSAYKNELLTTTVPEIQRTNLANVVLLLKSLGVQDLLQFHFMDPPPEDNMLNSMYQLWILGALDNTGGLTSTGRLMVEFPLDPALSKMLIVSCDMGCSSEILLIVSMLSVPAIFYRPKGREEESDQVREKFAVPESDHLTYLNVYLQWKNNSYSTLWCNQHFIHAKAMRKVREVRAQLKDIMVQQRMSLASCGTDWDVVRKCICAAYFHQAAKLKGIGEYVNIRTGMPCHLHPTSSLFGMGYTPDYIVYHELVMTTKEYMQCVTAVDGEWLAELGPMFYSIKHAGKSRQENRRRAKEEVSAMEEEMALAEEQLRARREEQERRNPLGSARSTKIYTPGRKEQGEPLTPRRTPARFGL is encoded by the exons ATGGCCGCGGCGAGCGAGGAGTCGCTGCACCGGCTGGCGGGGACGAGCCCGGAGGCCGAGGCCGGCGGGCTGGTCCTGCGGAGGCGGAGCGCCGCCGCCGAGCAGCACGTCTTCAAGGCGCCGGCGCCGCGGGCCTCCTTGCTGGGCCTGGACGTGTTGGCGGCCCAGAAGCGGCGGGAGCGCGAGGAGGAGGCGGCCGGCGGGAAGCGGTCCCGGGTCTCCTCCTACAAGGACTGGGAAGAGGGCCGTGACGAGGCGGGCAGCCccgaggaggacgaggaggaggaggaggcggagagCGGCCGGCGCAGCCGGAGCGCCCGCAAGGACAG GCATTACCGTTCTGTCCATGTGGAAACACCTTCCTACACAGGGGGTGTCAGCGAGGAGTTTTGGGAACGCAGCCGGCAGCGGGAAAGGGAGCGTCGGGAACATGGTGTCTTTGCTTCCtccaaggaggagaaggaacGAAAGAAGGAACACAGTCGGGATCGGGACCACGATCGTAAACGGGACCGCG AGGAGCGGGACAGAAGTCGTCACAGCAGCAGATCAGAGAGAGATGGCTCATCGGAgcggagcagcaggaggagcgaACCAGAGAGCCCCAGACATCGGCCCAAAG ATGCAGCCACACCATCTCGCTCCAGCTGGGAGGAAGATGATAGTGGCTACAGTAGTGCCCGCCGCTCGCAGTGGGAATCTCCCTCACCCATGCCTTCCTATCGAGACTCAGAGCGCAGCCACCGGGCATCGTCACTGCGGGACACGGACCGGAGAGACCGGGACAG GTCTGTAAGGAGCAGGTACTCGGATAAGACACCATTGCCCACCCCGTCATACAAATATAACGAGTGGGCTGACGACCGGAGACATCTGGGGTCCACGCCGCGGCTGTCCAGAGGGAGAG GGCGGCGTGCAGATGGGGAGGAGGGCATTGCCTTTGAGACGGAGGAGGAGCGGCAGCAGTGGGAGGACGACCAGCGG CAAGCTGACCGGGACTGGTACATGATGGATGAGGGCTACGACGAGTTTCACAACCCCTTGGCCTACTCCTCTGAGGAGTATGTGAAGAAGCGGGAGCAGCACTTgcacaagcagaggcagaagCGCATCTCAGCACAGCGGCGGCAGATCAATGAG GATAACGAGCGCTGGGAGACGAATCGCATGCTGACCAGTGGTGTGGTTCATCGGATTGAAGTGGACGAAGATTTTGAGGAGGATAACTCTGCTAAAGTGCATCTGTTGGTGCACAACCTGGTGCCCCCTTTCCTAGATGGAAGGATTGTCTTCACCAAGCAG CCAGAGCCAGTCATCCCTGTCAAGGATGCCACCTCAGATTTGGCCATCATAGCCCGGAAAGGCAGCCAATTGGTGCGCAAGCACAGGGAGCAAAAGGAGCGTAAGAGG GCTCAGCATAAGCACTGGGAGCTGGCAGGCACAAAACTGGGAGACATTATGGGGAtcaagaaagaggaggagaaggatgagATGGTGACAGAAGATGGCAAAGTGGATTACAG GACTGAGCAGAAGTTTGCTgaacacatgaaagaaaaaagtgaagccAGCAGTGAGTTCGCCAAGAAGAAATCAATCCTGGAGCAGAGACAGTATCTGCCCATCTTTGCCGTGCAACAGGAGCTGCTCTCCATCCTCAG agACAACAGCATTGTGATTGTGGTGGGGGAGACGGGGAGTGGGAAGACGACTCAGCTGACGCAGTACCTCCATGAGGATGGCTACACAGACTATGGCATGATTGGCTGCACCCAGCCCCGCAGAGTGGCGGCCATGTCAGTTGCCAAGCGGGTCAGTGAAGAGATGGGGGTGCGTCTGGGAGAGGAG GTGGGCTATGCCATCCGCTTTGAGGACTGCACGTCCGAGAACACAGTGATCAAATACATGACAGATGGGATCCTTCTTCGTGAGTCACTGCGAGAGGCTGACCTGGATAACTACAGTGCTATCATCATGGATGAGGCACATGAGCGCTCACTCAATACTGATGTGCTCTTTGGCTTGCTTCGGGAG GTGGTGGCCCGACGCTCAGATCTGAAGCTTGTTGTCACCTCGGCCACCATGGATGCAGATAAGTTTGCCTCCTTCTTTGGGAATGTTCCTATTTTCCACATTCCTGGGCGCACTTTCCCTGTTGATATTCTTTTCAGCAAG ACCCCACAAGAGGATTATGTGGAGGCAGCAGTGAAACAAGCCCTGCAGGTCCATTTGTCTGGTGCTCCTGGAGACATCCTTGTCTTCATGCCTGGCCAGGAGGACATAGAG GTGACCTCAGAGCAAATTGTGGAACACCTTGAGGAGCTGGAGAAGGCACCTGCTCTTGCTGTACTGCCTATCTATTCTCAGCTACCGTCGGACTTGCAGGCCAAGATCTTCCAGAAG GCTCCGGATGGGGTCAGGAAGTGCATTGTTGCCACTAACATTGCAGAGACCTCGCTGACAGTGGACGGCATCATGTTTGTGATCGACTCGGGCTACTGCAAGTTGAAG GTTTTCAATCCCCGTATAGGCATGGATGCGCTGCAGATCTATCCCATCAGTCAAGCCAATGCCAATCAGAGGGCAGGCCGAGCTGGCCGAACAGGCCCAGGCCACTGCTTCAG GCTCTACACCCAGAGTGCCTACAAGAATGAGCTGCTGACAACCACGGTGCCCGAGATCCAGCGCACCAACCTTGCCAATGTAGTGCTTTTGCTCAAGTCCCTGGGTGTGCAGGACCTGCTGCAGTTCCACTTCATGGATCCACCCCCCGAGGACAACATGCTGAACTCCATGTACCAGCTGTGGATTCTGGGGGCCCTGGATAACACAG GTGGTCTGACCTCAACAGGGCGTCTCATGGTGGAGTTCCCACTGGATCCTGCGCTCTCCAAAATGCTCATTGTCTCCTGTGACATGGGTTGCAGCTCTGAGATCTTGCTCATTGTCTCCATGTTGTCTGTGCCTGCCATCTTTTATCGGCCTAAG GGCCGAGAGGAGGAGAGTGACCAAGTGCGGGAGAAATTTGCTGTTCCAGAGAGTGATCACTTGACTTATCTGAATGTTTACCTGCAGTGGAAGAACAACAGCTATTCTACACTGTGGTGCAACCAGCACTTCATCCATGCCAAGGCCATGCGGAAG GTGCGGGAGGTGCGTGCCCAGCTCAAGGACATTATGGTGCAGCAGCGGATGAGCCTAGCATCCTGTGGTACTGACTGGGATGTTGTCAGGAAGTGCATCTGTGCTGCGTATTTCCATCAAGCTGCAAAGCTGAAG GGCATTGGGGAGTACGTGAACATCCGCACAGGCATGCCCTGCCACCTGCACCCCACAAGCTCTCTGTTTGGCATGGGCTACACACCAGACTACATTGTGTATCATGAGTTGGTCATGACCACCAAG GAATATATGCAGTGTGTCACTGCTGTGGATGGAGAgtggctggcagagctgggcccCATGTTCTACAGTATCAAACATGCTGGCAAGTCACGCCAG GAGAACCGCCGCCGTGCCAAGGAGGAAGTGTCTGCCATGGAGGAAGAGATGGCtttggctgaggagcagctgcgtGCCCgccgggaggagcaggagcgccGTAACCCACTGGGCAGTGCAAG ATCTACTAAAATCTACACCCCTGGGCGGAAGGAGCAGGGGGAGCCCCTGACGCCACGACGCACCCCAGCCCGCTTCGGCCTCTAA
- the LOC128146231 gene encoding haptoglobin-like: MSMGPAVLLIAGLAWTVLETATATDWSCAKPAEIEHGYVEHLIKYRCDPYYQLRGSGDGTYKCDEDHEWVSPEAGKEVPVCEPVCGKPKNPPRQMQRIIGGLLAGKGSFPWQGRLVTRHNLTVGATLIGDQWLLTTGRNVYLNHSENTKPEEIAPTLQLFLGSQKEPALDIERVVLHPGYPETVDLALLKLKQKVLLGEEVMPICLPQKDYVRPGRVGYVSGWGRGATFAFPDMLKYVMLPVAEGERCREYYEARNESYWVQPILSNDTFCVGMSELREDTCYGDAGGAFAVQDPDDNTWYVAGILSYDKTCTVSKYGVYVDMQRVLAWVKETVAAG; this comes from the exons ATGAGCATGGG gcctgcagtgctgctgatTGCTGGCCTGGCCTGGACCGTGCTGGAGACTGCAACCGCCACCG ACTGGAGCTGTGCAAAGCCTGCGGAGATTGAACATGGCTACGTGGAGCACCTGATCAAGTACCGTTGCGACCCGTACTACCAGCTGCGCGGCTCTGGTGACG GCACGTACAAGTGTGACGAGGATCATGAGTGGGTGAGCCCTGAAGCTGGCAAGGAGGTGCCTGTCTGCGAGCCAG TGTGCGGGAAGCCAAAGAACCCCCCCAGGCAGATGCAGCGTATCATCGGCGGCCTGCTGGCCGGGAAGGGCAGCTTCCCTTGGCAGGGCCGGCTGGTGACCCGCCACAACCTCACCGTGGGGGCCACGCTCATTGGTGACCAGTGGCTGCTGACCACGGGCAGGAACGTCTACCTGAACCACAGCGAGAACACCAAGCCGGAGGAGATCGCCCCTACACTGCAGCTCTTCCTGGGCAGCCAGAAGGAGCCTGCCTTGGACATCGAGCGTGTGGTGCTGCACCCCGGCTACCCAGAGACTGTGGATCTGGCCCTGCTGAAGCTCAAGCAGAAGGTGCTCCtcggggaggaggtgatgcccatCTGCCTGCCCCAGAAGGACTACGTGCGCCCAGGGCGGGTGGGTTACGTCTCGGGCTGGGGCCGCGGGGCCACCTTTGCCTTTCCCGACATGCTGAAGTACGTGATGCTGCCGGTGGCAGAGGGCGAGAGGTGCAGGGAGTACTATGAGGCGCGGAATGAGTCCTACTGGGTCCAGCCTATCCTTAGCAATGACACTTTCTGTGTGGGCATGAGCGAGCTGCGGGAGGATACGTGCTACGGGGATGCCGGCGGCGCCTTCGCCGTGCAGGACCCCGATGACAACACCTGGTACGTGGCTGGCATCCTCAGCTACGACAAGACCTGCACCGTCTCCAAGTACGGCGTATACGTGGACATGCAGCGCGTCCTGGCCTGGGTCAAGGAGACGGTGGCGGCCGGCTGA